In Streptomyces pluripotens, the genomic window AGTCCGATCGCATCGTCACCGCCGCAGTCGTGCGACTGGAGCCGGACGGGGCCGTTTCGGCGGAACGGACCTGGCTGCTCGATCCCGGGGTGGTGATACCCGAGCAAGCCTCGGCGATACACGGTATCTCCACGGACCACGCCCGCCGGCACGGCGTCCCGGCCTCGTCCGCGATCGACGAGATCACCCAGGCCGTCGTGGGGGTCCTGCACTCGGGCACGCCTCTGGTCGTGATGAACGCGCGCTACGACCTCTCACTGCTGGACCGCGAGTGCCGACGGTACCGACTGAAGTCGATCAGTGAGCGACTGGGCGTCGAACCTTCGCCCGTCATCGATCCCCTGGTGATCGACAAGCACGTCGACCCGTACCGGAAGGGCAAGCGCGCCCTGCACGCGCTGTGCGCACACTACGGTGTGTCACTCGAAGACGCGCACGACGCCAGAGCGGACGCCGTGGCCGCCGCCCGCGTGGTGCGACGCATGGGCGAGCAGCACCAGTGCGTCGGGGCGATGTCCCTGGCACGCCTACATGACCTCCAAGTGCGCGCGGCAGCTGTGCAGTCGGTCTCTTTGCAGGCGTACCTGCGGCGGACCACGAATCCGGCGGCGATCGTCGAGGCAGCCTGGCCGGTCATCCCGCGGAGTCGGTAGCCCGCAGGGGCCAGCCCGTACGGACATCGCGTGCCGGAACCGGTCGCTCGGCAACCGGGCCGGGCAGGAGGCACCGAGGCCCTGCGTGGTTACCGGGACCCTTGCAGAAGGCCCCGGCGTTCACGCCGGGGATGAATGCATCTCAAGGCTGCTCTGACAGAACGCCTCCCGGTCGGTGGCGGCGCTCAGAACGGACACCACCGCACCGCCTTGTCCCCGGCCCGCAAGGACGCCACCCGTCGGCGGAACTCGGCCAGCGCCTTCGGACGGGACGGCGCGTGTTGCGCCACCCATGCGCAGCTGGCCGTCTCCCGGGCGCCCCGCAGCACCGAACAGCCCTCCCACTCCCGCACGTCCCATCCGTAGGCCTTGGTGAACGAGTCGTAGGCCTCGGCCGGCAGCCCGTACCGGTCGCGGGCCAGGGTCATGACCACCAGGTCGTGCTCACGCAGGTCGACAGAGAAGGTCTCAAGGTCGACCAGGACGGGTCCGTCCGGCCCGACGTGCACATTGCGGGGCAGAGCGTCGCCATGGATCGAACCCGGTGCCAGATGCGGTGTCAGTTCGGCCACGGCCGCCGCGAAACCGTCCCGGCGTGCACGGAGGTACGCCGCGTCCGACGGCGCGATCGCGTCGCCCGCAAGCCGCAGCCAGCGCTCCACGTCGCCCAGCAGTGTACGGGGCGGCAGCGCGAAGGGAGCAGGAGGAAGCGCGTGCACGAGAAGCAGGAGTTCGGCCAGGTCCCTCGACTCGGCGGGCCGGACGGGATCCGGTATCCGGTGCCACACGGTCACCGGATGCCCCTCCACCAGCCTCGGCGCCGGTTCGGCCGCCCGCACCGCCGGCACGCCCGCCTCGGCAAGCCAGCCGGCGATGTCCAGTTCCCGCCGGGCGCGCTCCAGCAGACCGGCGTCACGGCCCACCTTCACCACCAGGTCACCGGCGGCGAACACGGCGTTCTCGCCGAGCGCGAGGAGCCGAGCGTCCCGGGCCGGGCTCGGCAGCACTTCCACCGCTGCCAGTACGTGACGTGCCCGTGTCTCGTCCATCACCGTGCCTCCGTGCCGTCTTCCCGTATCCGCTTCCTGTGCTGTCTCACGGCGCCGTCCGCGGAGCCGGGGCGTGAGTGCAGCGCGGACCGCCCCAGCCAGTTTCGCAGGCCAGCCGGCGTTTCCGGTCCCGCGACGGGTGCGCCGGGCAGCATCCGGCTCAGGGCGGCTGGCCGTCGAGCGAGTTCGTCCAGGGCGTCGGACCCGAGGCCCACGCGCCGTGCAGTCGCCCGGAGCCTTCGGCAGGCGGCCGGAACCCGGCTGCGCGGTCCCGAGCCGCCTGCCGGAACGGCCCGCGCACCGGACAGGGCCCGTTGGTTCCCTCAGGGAGACAACGGGCCCTGGGGGCCGGACGGGATCAGACGGTGAGCCGCTCACCCTCCCCGTGCACGGACTGCGCGACCGCCTCGGGCCCCTCGTCGTGGGTGAGGTCCGGCAGCCAGCGCAACCACTTCGGCAGGTACCAGTTGCGCTCACCGAGCAGCGCCATCACCGCCGGCAGCAGAACCCCGCGGATCACCGTCGCGTCGATGAGCACCGCGGCGGCCAGGCCCACGCCCATCTGCTTCATGGACTGCATGGACAGCGTGCCGAAGATCGCGAACACAGCGACCATGATGACCGCGGCGCTGGTGACGACCCCGGCCGTGGTGACCACACCGTGCCGGATCGCATCCTTCGTGTTGCGGCCGCGCATCCGGGCTTCGCGGATCCGGGAGACCACGAACACGTGGTAATCCATGGACAGTCCGAACAGGATCACGAAGAGGAACAGCGGCAGCCAGGTCACGATCGCGCCGACCCCCTCCGCGCCCACCAGGGAGGCACCCCAGCCGTGCTGGAAGACGGCGACCAGGATGCCGTACGCAGCGGCCACCGACAGCAGATTGAGCATGATCGAAGTGAGCGCCACGGTCAGCGAGCGGAACGACAGCAGCATCAGGAGGAAGGCGAAGACGACCACGAACGCGAAGACCGGGACCACGGAGCCGAGCAACTGGTCGTTGAAGTCGTGGTTGCCCGCGACCTGTCCGGTGATCGGCGCTTGGAGGCCGTCGACCTTGCCGAGCGTGGCGGGCCGGACCTCGTTCCGCAGCTTGTCCAGACTTCTGACCGCTTTGTCCAGGTCGGAACCGCCGACCAGCGGCACCGAGATCAGGGCCACGTTCTGTGCATCGTGCAGCTTGATCTCGATCGGGCCGCGTGAGGCGCCGGAGGCGATCGCCTGCTCCTTGAAGTCGGCCAGCGCTTGCCGTACGCCGGGTGCACCGATGTCACTGGCCTTGACGACGACCTGGGCCGGCTGACTGCCGCCGGGGAAGGCCTCGTTGATACGGTCGTAGGTCTGCACCAGGGGCAGCGACTTCCCGAACTCCTGGTCCAGGGTGAGCTGCTGGGTCTTCATGCCCAGCGCGGGCGCGGCGACTGCCAGTAGTGCACCGGCCGCAACCACGACCGAGATCAGCGGACGGGCCAGCACACCGCGCAGCACCGCAGTCCAGAACCGGCTGCCCTCGCGCGCGCCGTGCTGCTGACGCCGGCGGCCCAGGAACGGGATGCGCCCCTTCTCGACCCGCTCACCGAGCAGCGACAGCAGCGCGGGCAGCACCGTCACCGACCCGATCATGGCGACCGCCACCACGATCAGCGAGGCGAGGCCCATCGCCTCGAACTCGGCGAGCCCGGTGAACAGCATGCCCGCCATGGCCACACACACCGTGACACCGGAGACGATGACCGCCCGGCCGCTGGTCGCCGCGGCGATCCGCAGGGCGGTTCCCGCGTCCTGCCCCTTGTCCCGTTCCTCCCGCTCCCGGCGCAGGTAGAACAGGCAGTAGTCGACCCCGACGGCCATGCCGACCAGCAGCATGACGGAGTTGGCGGTGTCGCTCATCGGCTGCAGATGACTGATCAGCCCCATCAGGCCCATCGTCGCCATGATCGCGGTGACCGCGAGGGCCACCGGCAGTAGTGCGGCCACCAGCGCGCCGAACGCGATGAGCAGGATGCCCAGGGCGACCGGAACCGCCGAGTACTCGGCCTTCTGGAAGTCGTCACCGAAGGCGTCCTGGTACTGCTTCTGCATGCTCGCCCCGCCGATCTCCTCGATCCGCAGCGAGCCCTGATGGTCCTTCTGCACCCCGGCGACGGCGTTGAGCACCGGCTCGATCCGGTCGGAGGTCGTCTTGGCGTCGCCACGCAGATCGAACTGCACCAGCGCGCTGCGACCGTCCCGGGAGATGGTGTGCGTGTCATACGGTGAGGCCACGTTCATGGCCTTCCCAGTGCCGCCGACGGCCTTGACGACATCGGCGACGGCGGCGCGGAACTCACCGCTCGTGGCCTTGACGTCGCTGTCCTCAGACTGGACCAGGACGGTCTCGCCGGCCGGTTGCTTGATCCCCGCGTCGTCGATGATCTGTGCCGCGGTGTGCGTCTCCCCCTTGAGCTGGTTGCTCTGGTCCACATCGATCCGGCCCGCCGCCGAGCCGAGTCCCGTCGCCAGAACGACGAATAGCACCCATATGCCGACGGCCGCCCAACGGTGCTGGGCGCTCCAGCCGCCGGCGCGGGCGGCCAGCCCACGCACCCGCACCTCTGTGTTCCCCATGACGGGCTTTCCCCCTCGTATGCGGTGACGGATTCCCACCGCCACGCTTGCGCTTGCTCCGCATCGACGGTAGGGGCCGGATGGGGAGGTCTCGTCGTGCTGCCCGGTGAAGTGCGCACGCGGCCTCTCCCCACCGAGGAGGAGGGTGGCCCCCTACACCTATCGACTGTTCTCGGGGGTGGGTCTCGGGGATCCGTGCCCCGTGCCCCATGCCCCGTTTCCCGTCCGGTCTGTGTCCGATCCGCCGGCAGAGATCCACTTTGTGATTACGAAACTTTGTTGAACAAATCACAGCTGTGTGGAGGAGTTGATCCGCACCCCGTCGATCAGCCAGAGTTTCGCGCAACCGGCGCACGCCGGAACCGTGGCCGTCGTGCCCACCCCCACGGGGCACGACGGCCGCTCTATCGTGGCCGGATGACGACCTATGCGGCGCTGCTGCGCGGAATCAACGTGGGCGGCTCCAGGAAGCTGCCCATGGCCGAGCTGCGCACGCTCATGACCGGCCTCGGCCATACGGGCGTACGCACCCATCTGCAGAGCGGACAGGCCGTGTTCACCACCGAGCGGGGTGACGCACCGTCCTTGGCGGCGGAGCTGTCCCGGGCCATCGAAGGACGCTTCGGCTTCGGTGTCGATGTGATCGTGCGCGACCACGCCTATCTGAAGGCGGTTGCCGAGGCCTGCCCCTTTCCGGCCGCCGACCTGCAGGCCAGGCAACTGCACGTCACCTACTTCTCTGCACCCGTCGCCCCGGACCGCTTCGCGGAGTTCGACTCCGCCGCCTACCTCCCCGAGGAGTTCCGGCTCGGCGACCGCTGTCTGTACCTGTACGCGCCACACGGCCTGGGCCGCTCCAAGCTGGCCCAAGCCCTGTCCCGCCGCCCGAACACCACGGGAGTGATCGCCACCAGCCGGAATTGGAACACCGTAGTCAAACTGGTCGAGTTGACGGCACCGGGAGCATGACGGTCCGCAGGTCGGTGATGCGCCGCAGTCGTTCGGACGCCCCGGGCTCACCGAACGGAAGTCGGAGGGTGCCGGAAAGTGACGGACGCATCAGCGCCCGCCGTGGACGGGCCCGTCCGCTTGGCGAACTGCGCCCCGGCGACGGCCTCGTCCTGGCGGTGAAGCCGTGCTCGACGCCGCGGGAATCGGGTAGGCGAGGGCGGCGGAGCTCAGGAAGCCCGCGGCGACAAGGTCACCCTGGTCCACTGCACGGCGTGCCGCGGGACGGTGGTTCCTCTGTTGAATGGATCAGGAGAAGGGGGAGCGATGGGGGCGGGACAGTGTGCCATTCACGGGCTAGCGTTGCTGCCATGACGCATAGCGACACCGTTCCCACCACCAGCGACACCCATGTCGCCCCGGTCTTCGACGTCGAAGCCGCCCCTGCTCGCACGCCCGCCCCGATCCGGATTGACTTCTTCTTCGACCCGGCCTGCCCCTTCGCCTGGATCACTTCCCGCTGGCTCCTGGAGGTCGAGCGACTGCGGCCGCTCGACCTCCGGTTCCGCGCGATGAGCCTGTACTTGCACAACATCGGCAACGAACTACCCGAGTGGTACCGGGACTTGGTGGACCGGTCGATCGGGCCGGTGCGGGTCGCCGTGGCCGCCGCCGAGCGACACGGCGAGCAGGTGCTGCGTGAGCTGTACACCGCGTTCGGCATCCGCATCCACGAGCGGGGGATCAAGGACTTCGACCTGGTGATCGCCGAGTCACTGGTCGAACTCGGGCTTTCGGCGGACCTGTCGGCCGCCGCCCACGACTCGTCCTACGACGACGCGGTGCGCCGCAGCCACGAGGCCGGCGCCGAGCCCGCGTCGGACGGCTACGTCGGTACTCCCACCCTGCACATCGACGGCACGGTGTGGTTCGGGCCCGTGTTGCGTGCCGTACCGCGCGGCGACCGGGCGGCCGAACTTTTCGACAGTTTCCGGGTGTTGGCCGGGCATCCCGACCTCTTCGAACTGAAGCGCACGCGCACCGGTGCCCTCCGTTTCGATTGACCGGAGGAGTTGGCCGATAAACGCCCCTTCAGCAGGTCGGCATCACCTCGCGTGTGACACAAGAGCAGTGACCGGCGCAGAACTGAAAAGCCGCCGCGGTCCGACGTCACAGGGGAGCGCCGGACCGCGGCGCCGGTCGTTACCACGTATCCGGGCCCCGATGGCCCCGCTCGCCGAAGCTCGCGACAAACCCGCCGGTCGTCCCTAGGGTGAAGTGCGCGGAACGGCCGGAGAGGGGACAGATGGAAATGACGGGCAGGTCATCACCGTCATTGCCGCAGGCCCTCAAGAGCGGCGTGACACCCCGTCCGGGCCCTCTCGCGCTGCCATCCGGCAGCCGCCCCCGCCCAATCGCCCCGCGCACGCACCCAGTCGTCCGGTGCCGCACATCCTCCGGCCGTGGCATCGCCGTCCTCCGGGCGGCCGTTCCGCTTGTTCACGCCGCCGGAGCCGGGGGGTGGTCAACGAACACCGGTCACTCGGACGGGTGGCGATTTTCAGCCCACTCGTCGCCCCCGTGCCGAGCTGCTCCCGTACCTGCCGCGACACGTGCCGTACCCGTGACGCGGTGCCGGAGGCTTCCCCCGCCGGGAGGTACGGCAAGGTCTTATCGGCCATCGACACGCGGACCCGCGACATCGCCAACGTCAGCCGTCCCAGCATCCTCGGCACGCGGGACCCGGCCGCCGTGGCCAGGCAGCCGGGGCCCGGATCCCACGGTGCACCGGGACACCAGGGCGGACCGGGGCCCACGGGCACCGGTCCGCCGGCATCGGACCCGCAGTCCCCAGACCCCGACGGCTCCTGGGGACCCGAGCCGGTCTCCAGGACCAGAAGTGAGGACACACATGAGTACGTACAACTTCGGAAGCACCGGTGCCACTACCGGTTTCGGCGGCCCCACGGAGATCAATCACTACGCACTGGACCTGGCGACCCTGATGAACGTCGCCGACCGGCTCACCGAGACGCTGCACACCGAGTATCCGGGGCTCGTCCACCACGGCGAGGTCATCGAGGCAGAGTTGGCGCAGTCCGCCGAGGACGGACTACCGCCCAACCGCGGCCGGATCCGTTCCGCGTTGGAGGCCATCAGTATCGGCGCCGCGGCTGGCACCGGCAGCCTCACCTTCACCCAGCACCTGATGCAGGCGCTCGGGCTGTGAGAAGCAGTTCCCGTCCGGCACGGGGCTCTGGCCCATCCGGTCCGCACGACCGCCCGTAACACGGCAGCGTCTTCCAGCCCCGGGCCGAGCCACCCGGCAACGGCACACCAGCCAGTCCGGCGGCAGGCCCGGTTCCGGCAGGGGCGGGCCCAGGCGCCAGCGACCGGTCCCCGGGTGCACGGGCCCCGGCCCGCCGGAGTCAGGCCCCCAACGCCGCGAGGGCCGGGCGGCGTGCGGCGTCGTAGCGTTCCAGGAGCACCTGCGCCACCTCCGGCGCAGGCCCCAGCACGTCCGCCAGCACGTCGGCCCCGGCCGCACCCCGTGCGATCCGGTCCGGCAGGAAGCCCGGGGCCAGGACGTACGGCGCCACGGCGACCCGGCTGCAGCCGAGGGCGCGCAGTTCCCGCACGGCTTCTTCCGTGCGGGGAAGGGAAGCGGAGGCGAACGCAGGCCGCACGGCGCACCAACCGGTGTGCCACCACTCCCGCGCGATGTCGGCGATCGCTGCGCTCGCCTCCGGGTCGGTGGACCCCGCCGAGGCCAGCACGACCCCGGTCGAGGACTTGTCGGCGGGCGACAACCCCGCCTCGTACAGGCGTCGTTCCAGCGCCGACAGCAGCAGGGGGGAGGGGCCGAGGACGTCGGCCTGCCGGATCCGCAGCCGCGCGGGCGCCTCCCGCAGCACGGCGGGGACGTCGGTCTTGGCGTGGAAGGCACGGGTGAGCAGCAGCGGTAGCGCCACCACATCGCGTACACCCTCGGCGTCCAATGACTCCAGCACACCCCGCACCGAGGGGAGGTTGAAGTCCAGGAAGCCGGTCGCCACGCGCAGTCCCGGCCGCAGCGACCGGACCTGCTGCACGAGGGCGTGCACGGTAGCGGCGTGCCGCGGGTCACGGCTGCCGTGGGCGATGACGAAGAGCACCGGGGACCGCATGTCAGCGCCTCACCAGCAAGCCGCGGCTGCGCAGCACCCACCGCTCCAGCGGGCTGAAGACCAGTAGGTCGATGGCGATGCCGACGCACAGGATCAACAGGATGGCCTCGAACACCATGGCCATGTCGCTGGCGGTGCGGGCGTTCTGCAGGAGTTGGCCGAGGCCCACGCCCAGGTCGGGGAAGCTGGCGATGATCTCCGCGGCCATCAGCGAGCGCCAGGAAAATGCCCAGCCCTGTTTCATCCCGGCCACATAGCCGGGCAGCGCGGCCGGCAGGGTCACGTGCCAGGTGCCCTTCAGTCCGGTCGCGCCCATGGTGCGGCCCGCGCGCAGGAACAGCGGCGGTACCTGGTCGACGCCGGACACCAGGCCGTTGGCGATGGAGGGCACGGCGCCGAGCAGGATCACCGCATACATCATCGTGTTGTTCAGGCCCAGCCAGATCACGGCCGGCGGCACCCACGCCACCGACGGCAGGGACTGCAGCCCGGACAGGATCGGGCCGATGGCCGCGCGCACGAACTTCATCCGCGCCACCAGCAGCCCCAGTGGGGTGCCGATGAGCAGCGCGAGGCCGAAGCCGAGGAGGCCACGCGAGACGCTGGTCCAGATGTAGCCGAGCAGCGTGCCGTGCAGCCAGTCGTGCCGGAACGCTTGCCAGACGGCGGCGGGCGTGGGCAGTCGGGTGGGGTCCTCGACGATCCTGAAGGAGATCAGTCCTTGCCAGAGCGCCAGCACCACCACGATGGCGGTGACCGGCGGGACGATCTTGCCGGTGATCGTCCGGTGCAACGGCGTACGGACGGACTGCGTGGTCTCCAGTGCGTCGAGGCCCGCCTCGATGCTCTCCGCGTCCGGGGCGGTCGTCGTCTCAGTGCTGGCCATGGCGGCGGATCTCCCCACGCAGGACTTCGGTGATCTCCAGCGACAGTTCCGCCACCGGCGCATCCTCGATACGGCGCGGCTGCGGAATGCCGACGGCCCATTCGCGGGCCAGGCGGCCCGGACGGGAGGACAGCAGCACGACCCGCTGGGCGAGCCGCACCGCCTCACGCACGTTGTGCGTCACGAACAGCACGGACAGCCCGGTCTCCGCCCAGATGCGGGTCAGTTCGTCGTGCAGCACGTCCCGGGTGATGGCGTCCAGCGCCGCGAACGGTTCGTCCATCAGCAACAGGTTGCTCTCCTGCGCCAGTGCGCGGGCCATGGCCACACGCTGCCGCATGCCGCCCGACAGCTCGTGCACCCGCTTGCCGTAGGCTCCCTTCAGCCGGACGAGCGCGAGCAACTCCTCGGCCCTGCCGTGCCGTAGGGGTTTGGGAACTCCTCGCAGCTTCAGGGCGAGTTCGATGTTCTTGCCCGCGGTCAGCCACGGGAAGAGGGCGTGTTCCTGGAACATCAGGGCCGGACGGCCGTCCGTCGTGATGGAGCCGGAGCTCGGCCGGTCGAGGCCGGCCACCAGATTCAGCAGCGTGGACTTGCCGCAGCCCGAGGCCCCCAGAAGGGTGACGAACTCGCCGGGTGCGACATCGAGGTTGATGTCGTCCAGGACGAGCTGCTGCCCGTTCGGGCCCGGAAAGGACTTCGAGACGTGCTCAAGCCGTGCGGCGTACTCGACCGCCTGGCCGGCCTTGGCAAGGGTCGTGGCCATGGTCGTCACCTCCTGTGCATTCATCGGGGACTTGTGTCAGCCGGCGTCGAGACCGGCGGCGTCGACCGGTCGCGAGCCGGCGGCCCTGAGGACCTTGTTGAGCATGGTCAGGTCGCAGATCCCCTTGAGGTCCGGTTGGTGGAGCAGACCGGCCTCGACCGCGTGCTCCGCCTCGGTGGCGAGGGTGGCGGCCAGCGGGTCGTCGGTGATCCGGATGGACTGCCACGCCGGATCCAGGACGTTCGCGGGCAACTCCTTGCCTGTGTCGATGCCGAGCTGCCGGTTGGCCGCAGCCTTCGCCTCGTCCGGGTTGGCGTTGATCCACGCGTTGGTCTTGACGGAGGCCTTCAACACCGCCTCGACGGCCTTGGGGTGGGCACGGAGGAACCGCTGCGACACGACGATGTTCGTGGTCACGAACCTCTTGTCCGGCCACAGCGCTGACTCGTCCAGCAGCACTCTGCCGCCCTCGGCGACCAGCCTGGAAGCCGTCGGTTCCGGGACCCAGGCACCGTCGACGGACCCTGCCCGGAACGCGTCCGGGGTCACCTTGTCGTCGCTGCGGAC contains:
- a CDS encoding exonuclease domain-containing protein, whose translation is MSWINGPLAAFDLETTGTDVESDRIVTAAVVRLEPDGAVSAERTWLLDPGVVIPEQASAIHGISTDHARRHGVPASSAIDEITQAVVGVLHSGTPLVVMNARYDLSLLDRECRRYRLKSISERLGVEPSPVIDPLVIDKHVDPYRKGKRALHALCAHYGVSLEDAHDARADAVAAARVVRRMGEQHQCVGAMSLARLHDLQVRAAAVQSVSLQAYLRRTTNPAAIVEAAWPVIPRSR
- a CDS encoding phosphotransferase enzyme family protein; the protein is MDETRARHVLAAVEVLPSPARDARLLALGENAVFAAGDLVVKVGRDAGLLERARRELDIAGWLAEAGVPAVRAAEPAPRLVEGHPVTVWHRIPDPVRPAESRDLAELLLLVHALPPAPFALPPRTLLGDVERWLRLAGDAIAPSDAAYLRARRDGFAAAVAELTPHLAPGSIHGDALPRNVHVGPDGPVLVDLETFSVDLREHDLVVMTLARDRYGLPAEAYDSFTKAYGWDVREWEGCSVLRGARETASCAWVAQHAPSRPKALAEFRRRVASLRAGDKAVRWCPF
- a CDS encoding MMPL family transporter: MGNTEVRVRGLAARAGGWSAQHRWAAVGIWVLFVVLATGLGSAAGRIDVDQSNQLKGETHTAAQIIDDAGIKQPAGETVLVQSEDSDVKATSGEFRAAVADVVKAVGGTGKAMNVASPYDTHTISRDGRSALVQFDLRGDAKTTSDRIEPVLNAVAGVQKDHQGSLRIEEIGGASMQKQYQDAFGDDFQKAEYSAVPVALGILLIAFGALVAALLPVALAVTAIMATMGLMGLISHLQPMSDTANSVMLLVGMAVGVDYCLFYLRREREERDKGQDAGTALRIAAATSGRAVIVSGVTVCVAMAGMLFTGLAEFEAMGLASLIVVAVAMIGSVTVLPALLSLLGERVEKGRIPFLGRRRQQHGAREGSRFWTAVLRGVLARPLISVVVAAGALLAVAAPALGMKTQQLTLDQEFGKSLPLVQTYDRINEAFPGGSQPAQVVVKASDIGAPGVRQALADFKEQAIASGASRGPIEIKLHDAQNVALISVPLVGGSDLDKAVRSLDKLRNEVRPATLGKVDGLQAPITGQVAGNHDFNDQLLGSVVPVFAFVVVFAFLLMLLSFRSLTVALTSIMLNLLSVAAAYGILVAVFQHGWGASLVGAEGVGAIVTWLPLFLFVILFGLSMDYHVFVVSRIREARMRGRNTKDAIRHGVVTTAGVVTSAAVIMVAVFAIFGTLSMQSMKQMGVGLAAAVLIDATVIRGVLLPAVMALLGERNWYLPKWLRWLPDLTHDEGPEAVAQSVHGEGERLTV
- a CDS encoding DUF1697 domain-containing protein; the protein is MTTYAALLRGINVGGSRKLPMAELRTLMTGLGHTGVRTHLQSGQAVFTTERGDAPSLAAELSRAIEGRFGFGVDVIVRDHAYLKAVAEACPFPAADLQARQLHVTYFSAPVAPDRFAEFDSAAYLPEEFRLGDRCLYLYAPHGLGRSKLAQALSRRPNTTGVIATSRNWNTVVKLVELTAPGA
- a CDS encoding DsbA family protein, with the translated sequence MTHSDTVPTTSDTHVAPVFDVEAAPARTPAPIRIDFFFDPACPFAWITSRWLLEVERLRPLDLRFRAMSLYLHNIGNELPEWYRDLVDRSIGPVRVAVAAAERHGEQVLRELYTAFGIRIHERGIKDFDLVIAESLVELGLSADLSAAAHDSSYDDAVRRSHEAGAEPASDGYVGTPTLHIDGTVWFGPVLRAVPRGDRAAELFDSFRVLAGHPDLFELKRTRTGALRFD
- a CDS encoding sirohydrochlorin chelatase; protein product: MRSPVLFVIAHGSRDPRHAATVHALVQQVRSLRPGLRVATGFLDFNLPSVRGVLESLDAEGVRDVVALPLLLTRAFHAKTDVPAVLREAPARLRIRQADVLGPSPLLLSALERRLYEAGLSPADKSSTGVVLASAGSTDPEASAAIADIAREWWHTGWCAVRPAFASASLPRTEEAVRELRALGCSRVAVAPYVLAPGFLPDRIARGAAGADVLADVLGPAPEVAQVLLERYDAARRPALAALGA
- a CDS encoding ABC transporter permease, whose translation is MASTETTTAPDAESIEAGLDALETTQSVRTPLHRTITGKIVPPVTAIVVVLALWQGLISFRIVEDPTRLPTPAAVWQAFRHDWLHGTLLGYIWTSVSRGLLGFGLALLIGTPLGLLVARMKFVRAAIGPILSGLQSLPSVAWVPPAVIWLGLNNTMMYAVILLGAVPSIANGLVSGVDQVPPLFLRAGRTMGATGLKGTWHVTLPAALPGYVAGMKQGWAFSWRSLMAAEIIASFPDLGVGLGQLLQNARTASDMAMVFEAILLILCVGIAIDLLVFSPLERWVLRSRGLLVRR
- a CDS encoding ABC transporter ATP-binding protein encodes the protein MNAQEVTTMATTLAKAGQAVEYAARLEHVSKSFPGPNGQQLVLDDINLDVAPGEFVTLLGASGCGKSTLLNLVAGLDRPSSGSITTDGRPALMFQEHALFPWLTAGKNIELALKLRGVPKPLRHGRAEELLALVRLKGAYGKRVHELSGGMRQRVAMARALAQESNLLLMDEPFAALDAITRDVLHDELTRIWAETGLSVLFVTHNVREAVRLAQRVVLLSSRPGRLAREWAVGIPQPRRIEDAPVAELSLEITEVLRGEIRRHGQH